The following proteins are encoded in a genomic region of Sebastes fasciatus isolate fSebFas1 chromosome 14, fSebFas1.pri, whole genome shotgun sequence:
- the arl5a gene encoding ADP-ribosylation factor-like protein 5A translates to MGILFTKLWRLFNHQEHKVIIVGLDNAGKTTILYQFSMNEVVHTSPTIGSNVEEIVVNNTHFLMWDIGGQESLRSSWNTYYTNTEFVIVVVDSTDRERISVTKEELYRMLAHEDLRKAGLLIFANKQDVKGCMSVAEISQSLQLTSVKDHQWHIQACCALTGEGLCQGLEWMMSRLRVR, encoded by the exons ATGGGGATACTCTTCACCAAGCTCTGGAGGCTGTTCAACCATCAAG AGCACAAAGTTATTATCGTGGGCCTGGACAATGCTGGCAAGACCACTATTCTTTACCAGTT tTCAATGAATGAGGTGGTGCACACCTCTCCTACGATTGGGAGCAACGTGGAGGAGATTGTGGTCAACAACACTCATTTCCTGATGTGGGACATCGGGGGCCAGGAGTCCCTTAGGTCATCATGGAACACGTactacacaaacacagag TTTGTCATTGTGGTGGTCGACAGCACAGACAGAGAACGGATCTCAGTGACCAAAGAGGAACTCTACAGAATGCTAGCACATGAA GATTTAAGAAAGGCAGGGCTGTTGATCTTTGCCAACAAGCAGGATGTGAAAGGTTGCATGTCTGTGGCCGAGATCTCCCAGAGCCTCCAGCTTACCTCTGTCAAAGACCACCAGTGGCACATCCAGGCCTGCTGCGCCCTCACTGGGGAGGG GTTGTGCCAGGGTCTTGAGTGGATGATGTCACGGCTGCGTGTGAGATGA